A portion of the Pithys albifrons albifrons isolate INPA30051 chromosome 1, PitAlb_v1, whole genome shotgun sequence genome contains these proteins:
- the PLEKHB1 gene encoding pleckstrin homology domain-containing family B member 1 isoform X2: MALVKSGWLWRQSSILRRWKRNWFVLYLDGSLVYYHDETQRDMDGRIHIKYSCRDVRIGRECREVQPPEGRGRECLLTVVLRDGSKTTLCAESEDDAVAWKMAVLEAKSTPVHVYDPYDDDYYQTVPLDSHQAAYISSGHYGPQYGAPGVTHVIVREDPYRVSGDQMALGLLAGAATGAALGSFMWMPCWF, encoded by the exons atgGCGCTGGTGAAGAGCGGTTGGCTTTGGCGGCAGA gctCCATCCTGCGCCGCTGGAAGAGGAACTGGTTTGTGCTCTACCTGGATGGCAGCCTGGTGTACTACCACGACGAGACACAGCGGGACATGGACGGCCGGATCCACATCAAGTACAGCTGCCGGGACGTGCGGATCGGCCGGGAATGCCGCG AGGTGCAGCCTCCCGAGGGCAGGGGCCGGGAGTGCCTGCTCACCGTGGTGCTCCGGGACGGCTCCAAGACCACGCTGTGCGCCGAGAGTGAGGACGACGCTGT TGCTTGGAagatggctgtgctggaggccAAATCCACCCCG GTGCACGTGTACGACCCCTATGACGACGATTACTACCAGACGGTGCCGCTGGACTCGCACCAGGCCGCCTACATCAGCTCAGGCCACTACGGCCCCCAGTACGGAG CTCCCGGCGTGACCCACGTGATCGTGCGGGAGGATCCGTACCGCGTGTCCGGGGACCAGATGGCGCTGGGGCTGCTGGCGGGGGCGGCCACGGGCGCCGCCCTGGGCTCCTTCATGTGGATGCCCTGCTGGTTTTAG
- the PLEKHB1 gene encoding pleckstrin homology domain-containing family B member 1 isoform X1 yields the protein MRGSGSPAAAMALVKSGWLWRQSSILRRWKRNWFVLYLDGSLVYYHDETQRDMDGRIHIKYSCRDVRIGRECREVQPPEGRGRECLLTVVLRDGSKTTLCAESEDDAVAWKMAVLEAKSTPVHVYDPYDDDYYQTVPLDSHQAAYISSGHYGPQYGAPGVTHVIVREDPYRVSGDQMALGLLAGAATGAALGSFMWMPCWF from the exons ATGCGCGG ATCTGgaagccctgcagcagccatgGCGCTGGTGAAGAGCGGTTGGCTTTGGCGGCAGA gctCCATCCTGCGCCGCTGGAAGAGGAACTGGTTTGTGCTCTACCTGGATGGCAGCCTGGTGTACTACCACGACGAGACACAGCGGGACATGGACGGCCGGATCCACATCAAGTACAGCTGCCGGGACGTGCGGATCGGCCGGGAATGCCGCG AGGTGCAGCCTCCCGAGGGCAGGGGCCGGGAGTGCCTGCTCACCGTGGTGCTCCGGGACGGCTCCAAGACCACGCTGTGCGCCGAGAGTGAGGACGACGCTGT TGCTTGGAagatggctgtgctggaggccAAATCCACCCCG GTGCACGTGTACGACCCCTATGACGACGATTACTACCAGACGGTGCCGCTGGACTCGCACCAGGCCGCCTACATCAGCTCAGGCCACTACGGCCCCCAGTACGGAG CTCCCGGCGTGACCCACGTGATCGTGCGGGAGGATCCGTACCGCGTGTCCGGGGACCAGATGGCGCTGGGGCTGCTGGCGGGGGCGGCCACGGGCGCCGCCCTGGGCTCCTTCATGTGGATGCCCTGCTGGTTTTAG